A stretch of DNA from Candidatus Methylarchaceae archaeon HK02M2:
AACCAGCTTTATGCAGCCTATGCCAGAGCTCAAGAATTAAGAGCCTTAGCTGAAATTATTGGAAAAGCAGGTTTATCAGAAATGGATTTAAGTTATCTAAAGTTTGGGGATAATTTCGAAAATAGATTTTTAAAACAAGGATATGAAGAAAATCGGACCTTAGAGGAAACTCTTTCTTTGGCTTGGAGAGTTCTCTCAACACTTCCTGAAGCCGAATTGACGAAAATAAAAGAAGCTTTTTGTAAAAAGTTCTATTGTGTAACAGTAGAACCGGAGAAAGAAAGCTAATGTCTGTTAGCTTTGGTAGAAAAGTACTACCAACAAAACTTGAATTAATAAGGGTAAAAAGGAGTCTTCAATTCTCAAAAATAGTTTATAAGATTCTCGGAGATAAAAGAGAGATTCTGTTAAAAAGAATAGATGAAATGATGGCTGAAGCAGCCAAAGCAAGGGAAGGTATGTGGCAACCTTTGTCTGAAGCCTATGAATCTCTTTTTAATGCTTATATCAAAGTTGGTCCAGCAAAACTTGATTCTATAGGGATGACTACTCCTGAGCAGATCGAAATCAATGTTCATTCAAGAACTATTGTTGATGTTGAAGTTCCTACCTTACAGGTAACGCTAAAAGAAACTGGAATGACCTATGGCTTTATGGATACTAGCTACAATCTCGATGAAGCCACCAAAACAATGAGGAAGATATTGCCCGCAATATGCAAGGCTGCAGAATTGGAAAATGCAATTTTCAGCTTAGCTAGAGAACTCGATAAAACTCAACGTCTTCTTAATGCCTTAGAGTTTGTCATTATTCCACATTACGAAGAATCGATAAAGTACATAACCTCAACTCTTGAAGAGAGAGAAAGGGAAGAATTTGTAAGGCTTAAGCATGTAAAAAAAATATTAGAAAGGGGGAGATCAAGTTAATTGTCTGAAGAAAAGAATTTTGTAGAAAAAAGATTTGAAGAAACAAAAGAAAAAGTAAGAATAATGCATGAAATGTTTATTAAAGAAATAGGCGAAGAATTTAATCACTTAGAAAAAAAAGTTAATCAACAACTTCAAGAACTGAAATCAACCTAGTAAGTAAAAAAATAAAATTTTTTTATTTAGTTAATTCCGCTAGGAAATCATTGATATTATACTATTACAAACGTTTTTCTCTTTTTATTATTTCTCTAGCTACTATTATCCCAGATGTTGATGATTGCACCAAGCCTCTAGAAATTCCAGCACCATCCCCTGCTGTAAACAGATTCTTGATCTTAGTCTCAAGGACATTACT
This window harbors:
- a CDS encoding V-type ATP synthase subunit D; this translates as MSVSFGRKVLPTKLELIRVKRSLQFSKIVYKILGDKREILLKRIDEMMAEAAKAREGMWQPLSEAYESLFNAYIKVGPAKLDSIGMTTPEQIEINVHSRTIVDVEVPTLQVTLKETGMTYGFMDTSYNLDEATKTMRKILPAICKAAELENAIFSLARELDKTQRLLNALEFVIIPHYEESIKYITSTLEEREREEFVRLKHVKKILERGRSS